Genomic window (Candidatus Binataceae bacterium):
GCGAACACGAAGCGGTTGTCAGGATCCCGGTGACACTGTCAATCTGTACGGTGGACAGCGCGATACCCTTGAGCCCAGTTTCGAATATGGCGGGTGCGACCATCAACTGAGCTACTACGTCAGTGGAATATACTTACGCAACGATCTCGGCGTGCAGCAGGCGACTTCCACCCCCACGCCCTTGCACGACTATACCGACCAAGGTCAATTCTTCGGCTATCTGTCTTATCCTCTTGGTCCCTCTGCTCGGCTTAGTCTGGTGGTAGGGAGTTCGGACAATTATTTTCAAATCCCACCAAACCCCCACGTCAGTCCACTGTATGCGCTTGCTTCGGTCGCTTCCTATCCGGCAAACGCGGTCGCGGAAAGCGAGTTCGAGCAGAGCTATTACGGTGTCCTCTCAATTGACGGTACTCTAGGCGCTACATGCTCTTATCAGATATCCTATTTCAGCCGATACTACCAACTCAACTTCGACCCCGACCCGGTGGGCGACCTGATTTACAACGGCATCGCCGCGCGTTTGCTCGACTCGGGATATGTGAATGGTCTTCAGGGCGACACGACTTACCATCTCGGCTCAGAGCATGCAATTCAGGCAGGCTTTTACCTAAGCGGGGAGACCATCGAACTGGACGATCACGCCCAGGTCTTCCCTGTCGATAGCAGTGGTAACCAGAGCAGTACCATCCCCATTTCTGTGGTCGACAACCACCACACCCTGGCCATGCTCTACGGCCTCTACCTGCAGGATCAATGGCGCCCCACCGCTCGTCTCACCCTGACCTTTGGCGCCCGCCTGGACTTGATGAACGCTCTTGTTACTCAATGGCAATTCAGTCCACGGCTAGGTGCAGCCTATCAAATCGATTCACAGACCGAACTCCATGCCGGCTATGCCCGCTACTTCCAGGTGCCACCGTTCGACTCCGTCCAGTTGCAAACCTTGAGCAGATTCGCCGGCACCACCGGCCAACCTGCGGTCACCCAAGGAAGCCAAAAGATCCCGGCCGAGACCGACGATTTTTTCGATGTCGGGCTGGCTCGCCAGCTACCCCTGAATCTAGCCTTAAGCCTGGACAGCTATTTTCTTGTCGCACGCCACAAGCTAGACCTCGCCCAGCTCGGCAGCACCTACGTCACGGCGCCGTTAAGTTATCGTCAAGGACGTGGCTGGGGTACCGATGTTAGCCTGGTGGAAGGTCGAGGCGCCTTTTCCGCCTACCTCAATTTGTCCTACGCCGTCATTCAGGCGAAGGACATCACCGCCGGCCAGTTTCTGGCCGATAATAGTGCGACCGTCGCTTATGTCCAGCATCATTGGATAACACTGGACGACGACCAACGTTTTACCGCATCGGCCGGTGGCAGCTATCGGTGGCGGGGATTTTTGCTTTCCCTCGACGCCATCTGGGGCAGCGGATACCGCGCGGGCTTCGCCAATAGCCAGACGCTCG
Coding sequences:
- a CDS encoding TonB-dependent receptor, encoding MSARQAQSPRNAPSNAGTSTYRFDSAAISSLPAGDNSSLRQVLIQAPGVSPDAYGQGQGQIHVHGENGDGIQYRINGVYIPDAVNNFGEILSPRFLQSVDLLTGFMPAQYGFRNEAVLDLRTRSGCQDPGDTVNLYGGQRDTLEPSFEYGGCDHQLSYYVSGIYLRNDLGVQQATSTPTPLHDYTDQGQFFGYLSYPLGPSARLSLVVGSSDNYFQIPPNPHVSPLYALASVASYPANAVAESEFEQSYYGVLSIDGTLGATCSYQISYFSRYYQLNFDPDPVGDLIYNGIAARLLDSGYVNGLQGDTTYHLGSEHAIQAGFYLSGETIELDDHAQVFPVDSSGNQSSTIPISVVDNHHTLAMLYGLYLQDQWRPTARLTLTFGARLDLMNALVTQWQFSPRLGAAYQIDSQTELHAGYARYFQVPPFDSVQLQTLSRFAGTTGQPAVTQGSQKIPAETDDFFDVGLARQLPLNLALSLDSYFLVARHKLDLAQLGSTYVTAPLSYRQGRGWGTDVSLVEGRGAFSAYLNLSYAVIQAKDITAGQFLADNSATVAYVQHHWITLDDDQRFTASAGGSYRWRGFLLSLDAIWGSGYRAGFANSQTLAPIWQINAALGHSFHAPALGTVDGRLVVVNVFDHPYELRNGTGIGVFSPQWGPRRALYAGLNVPLPSLGPLP